In a single window of the Streptomyces brevispora genome:
- a CDS encoding ABC transporter ATP-binding protein yields the protein MGSPESHKAPSRGSVLLALRYYGRELARLPRLTAPAMLLPALGNIGINYVAPLVVAKLVGRLADDSGTTFGSTLPYVLGFAGVLLLAETLWRIGLHFLNRLDALGIEHLYVIGMDELFAKDAAFFHDNFAGSLTKRVLSFASRFEEFVDTLTFSVVGSFVPLLFGSVVLWRYEPMLVVGLLAMIVLTALCVTPLIRRRQALVDRREEAIAQVSGHVSDSLMNMDTVRAFAAEEREAAEHRSRVAESRRLSLRSWDYGNLRIDTLVAPMSVLTNAMGLLLAIGLGSGGHGVETVVVAFMYYTNATRIMFEFNQIYRRLESSMTEAAQFTELLLTPPNVVDAASPEPLLSRAADVRFEQVTFAHAGAEPLFERLDLAVHSGAKIGLVGRSGGGKTTLARLLLRMTDIDAGRILIGGQDISRLRQTDLRSLIAYVPQDPAMFHRTLRDNIAFARPDATDAEIRRAAEAAHVTEFADALPDGFDTKVGERGVKLSGGQRQRVALARAILRDAPILLLDEATSALDSESEILVQDALWRLMDGRTALVVAHRLSTVATMDRLVVLDRGRIVEQGTHEELLTSDGAYAKLWQHQSGGFLDDTPAPQGRPAPNMSPVSVACACRGGMADEACSPPG from the coding sequence ATGGGATCGCCTGAATCGCACAAAGCGCCGAGCAGGGGTTCGGTGCTCCTCGCACTCCGCTACTACGGACGGGAGTTGGCCCGGCTCCCGCGGCTGACGGCCCCCGCAATGCTGTTGCCGGCGCTGGGCAACATCGGAATCAACTACGTCGCGCCGCTGGTCGTCGCGAAGCTCGTCGGCCGGCTCGCCGACGACTCCGGTACCACTTTCGGCTCGACGCTGCCCTACGTCCTTGGCTTCGCCGGCGTTCTGCTCCTCGCGGAAACGCTGTGGCGCATCGGCCTGCACTTCCTGAACCGCCTCGACGCCCTCGGCATCGAGCACCTGTACGTGATCGGCATGGACGAACTGTTCGCCAAGGACGCCGCGTTCTTCCACGACAACTTCGCCGGTTCGCTGACCAAACGGGTCCTGAGCTTCGCTTCCCGCTTCGAGGAGTTCGTCGACACGCTGACGTTCTCGGTCGTGGGAAGCTTCGTGCCGCTGCTCTTCGGATCGGTGGTGCTGTGGCGCTACGAACCGATGCTCGTGGTCGGGCTCCTGGCGATGATCGTGCTGACGGCGCTGTGCGTGACGCCCCTCATCCGTCGCCGTCAAGCGCTCGTCGACCGGCGCGAGGAGGCGATCGCCCAGGTGTCGGGCCATGTCTCCGACAGCCTGATGAACATGGACACGGTTCGGGCGTTCGCCGCAGAGGAGCGCGAGGCCGCCGAGCACCGGTCCCGCGTCGCGGAGTCGCGGCGGCTCTCGTTGCGTTCGTGGGACTACGGCAACCTGCGCATCGACACGCTGGTCGCGCCGATGTCCGTGCTGACCAACGCGATGGGCCTGCTCCTCGCGATTGGTCTCGGCAGTGGTGGGCACGGCGTGGAGACGGTCGTGGTCGCCTTCATGTACTACACCAACGCGACGCGGATCATGTTCGAGTTCAACCAGATCTACCGCCGCCTGGAGAGCTCGATGACGGAGGCCGCACAGTTCACCGAACTGCTGCTGACGCCGCCGAACGTGGTCGACGCGGCGTCGCCGGAACCGCTGCTGTCCCGGGCCGCCGACGTCCGCTTCGAGCAGGTGACCTTCGCCCACGCGGGTGCGGAGCCGCTCTTCGAGCGCCTCGACCTGGCCGTGCACAGCGGGGCGAAGATCGGTCTTGTCGGCCGGTCCGGCGGTGGCAAGACCACGCTGGCCCGGCTGCTGCTGCGGATGACGGACATCGACGCAGGGCGGATCCTGATCGGGGGTCAGGACATCAGCAGGCTGCGCCAGACCGACCTGCGCAGCCTGATCGCCTACGTGCCCCAGGACCCGGCGATGTTCCACCGCACGCTGCGGGACAACATCGCGTTCGCCCGGCCGGACGCCACCGACGCGGAGATCCGCCGCGCGGCCGAGGCGGCGCACGTCACGGAGTTCGCCGACGCGCTTCCGGACGGCTTCGACACCAAGGTGGGCGAGCGTGGAGTCAAGCTGTCCGGCGGACAGCGCCAGCGGGTCGCCCTCGCCAGGGCGATCCTGCGCGACGCGCCGATCCTGCTGCTCGACGAGGCGACCAGCGCCCTGGATTCCGAGAGCGAGATCCTCGTCCAGGATGCGCTGTGGAGACTCATGGACGGGCGAACCGCGCTCGTCGTGGCGCACCGGCTGAGCACCGTCGCCACCATGGACCGGCTCGTGGTCCTGGACCGCGGCCGGATCGTCGAACAGGGCACGCACGAGGAACTGCTCACGTCGGACGGCGCCTACGCGAAGCTGTGGCAGCACCAGTCGGGCGGCTTCCTCGATGACACCCCGGCACCCCAGGGCCGACCTGCGCCGAACATGAGCCCGGTGAGTGTGGCCTGTGCCTGCCGAGGCGGTATGGCCGACGAGGCCTGCTCACCACCGGGCTGA
- a CDS encoding LacI family DNA-binding transcriptional regulator: MPRSPNTSASKAGPATLATVARRAGVSPQTVSNALNSPDLLRPETLERVRHAIDELGYRPHRAAQTLRTRSSRLIGYGIRPTAPGASAPVMDRFLHALSQTADEAGYRVLLFASPPGSAGLDGYEELLDLHSVDGFVLSGTDRGDRRQAWLEKRGVPFVGFGRMWSGRPIGDWVDVDGASGTDAAVEHLVGLGHRRIAFLGWPRGSGVGDDRAEGWQRAMRRHGLPVRGKRAQSVDDIASAQTAVGPLLDAGATAVIAASDMLALGCYHALRERQAVPGADVAVIGFDDDPMASLLSPGLSTLAQPLEAVGRECVRLLLARMSEPDAPPERVLLEPSLVVRDSTPASNN; this comes from the coding sequence ATGCCCCGCTCCCCGAACACCTCCGCGTCCAAGGCCGGTCCGGCGACCCTGGCCACGGTCGCGCGGCGGGCCGGAGTCTCTCCGCAAACGGTGTCCAACGCACTCAACTCGCCGGACCTGCTGCGTCCCGAGACCCTGGAGCGGGTCCGCCACGCCATCGACGAGCTGGGCTATCGCCCGCACCGGGCCGCCCAGACACTGCGCACCCGCTCCAGCAGACTCATCGGCTACGGCATCCGCCCCACCGCCCCCGGCGCCTCGGCCCCGGTCATGGACCGGTTTCTGCACGCCCTGTCCCAGACCGCCGACGAAGCCGGCTACCGGGTCCTGCTCTTCGCCTCACCCCCCGGCAGCGCCGGACTCGACGGGTACGAGGAGCTCCTCGACCTGCACAGCGTGGACGGTTTCGTGCTGAGCGGCACCGACCGGGGCGACCGGCGCCAGGCCTGGCTGGAGAAGCGCGGTGTGCCGTTCGTGGGCTTCGGCCGGATGTGGTCCGGCCGGCCGATCGGCGACTGGGTGGATGTCGACGGGGCCTCGGGCACGGACGCCGCGGTCGAGCATCTGGTGGGACTGGGGCATCGCAGGATCGCGTTCCTCGGCTGGCCGCGCGGCTCCGGCGTCGGCGACGACCGCGCCGAGGGCTGGCAGCGCGCCATGCGGCGGCACGGCCTTCCGGTGCGCGGCAAGCGGGCACAGAGCGTCGATGACATCGCCTCGGCACAGACCGCCGTGGGACCGCTGCTGGATGCCGGTGCGACCGCCGTGATCGCTGCGAGCGACATGCTCGCGCTGGGCTGCTATCACGCTCTTCGCGAACGGCAAGCCGTGCCGGGTGCCGATGTCGCCGTCATCGGCTTCGACGACGACCCCATGGCGTCGCTCCTCTCACCCGGGCTGTCCACTCTCGCCCAGCCGCTGGAGGCCGTCGGCCGCGAATGTGTCCGTCTGCTGCTGGCCCGCATGTCGGAACCCGACGCTCCGCCCGAGCGCGTGCTGCTCGAACCATCCCTCGTCGTGCGGGACAGCACACCCGCGTCGAACAACTGA
- a CDS encoding glycogen debranching N-terminal domain-containing protein translates to MDTTVKTHDITNSVTGGGLSAEGLQPFLHESCVTLYAPSFAISHEDGQIDGGADGFYHGDSRALARLTVAADGHAIAPVRGSFEGADRAAFRGVLRGLGEETPDPAVTLHRRRRVTPGRLEETLEVANAGRQHVRVRLIVTAATDLAPMERVKSGHAQNPVCAHVTENGLGWSGGAFSVRLTSSPRPAAVDPAAGRLAYDIELAPGSSWNAQLHCDAAHEDGDQFPAPPADSLPWRTPVLRSADRRFDHWLSQSAADLDRLRLTDPENPADQFLAAGAPWFLTLFGRDSLWAARMLLPLGTDLAAGTLRTLARRQGTKSDQDTEEQPGKILHEVRRATQNFDENFSLPPSYYGTVDATPLWITLLHDSWRWGLAPEQVEQLLPHAESALAWMRDHGDADGDGFLKYIDHTGRGLANQGWKDSGDSIRYRDGRFAASPIALCEVQAYAYEAARGGADLLRAFGRPGADRWEEWAERLRDRFRSHFWVEDERGPYPAVALDRDKNPVDSVTSGFGQLLGTGLLNHEESALLAARLSAPDLDSGHGLRTLSSDSVAYNPYGYHIGSIWPHDTAIAVHGLVRAGFPEAAASLSAGLLTASSAFDARLPELFAGHGASTDARPSPYPASCRPQAWAAASSVMVLQSVLGLSADVPGGTLTVAPAFAEAYRPLKVEGLDIAGGRVDISVDADGTAHIEAPKGLVVKREHPTSR, encoded by the coding sequence TTGGACACCACTGTCAAGACCCACGACATAACGAACTCCGTCACGGGGGGCGGCCTCTCGGCCGAAGGCCTCCAGCCGTTCCTGCATGAATCCTGTGTGACGCTGTACGCCCCGAGCTTCGCGATCTCGCACGAGGACGGGCAGATCGACGGCGGGGCCGACGGCTTCTACCACGGCGACAGCAGAGCGCTCGCCCGGCTGACCGTCGCGGCGGACGGCCATGCGATCGCCCCGGTGCGAGGATCCTTCGAGGGAGCGGACCGAGCGGCCTTTCGCGGTGTGCTGCGTGGCCTCGGCGAGGAGACGCCGGACCCCGCGGTCACCCTGCACCGGCGACGTCGGGTCACCCCCGGGCGCCTGGAGGAGACCCTCGAAGTCGCCAACGCCGGCCGGCAGCATGTCCGTGTCCGGCTCATCGTCACCGCCGCTACCGACCTCGCCCCGATGGAGCGCGTCAAGTCCGGACACGCACAGAACCCGGTCTGCGCCCACGTCACCGAGAACGGACTCGGCTGGTCCGGGGGCGCCTTCTCGGTACGCCTCACCAGCTCCCCCCGGCCCGCCGCCGTCGATCCGGCCGCCGGAAGGCTGGCGTACGACATCGAACTGGCCCCCGGTTCGTCATGGAACGCCCAACTGCACTGCGACGCCGCTCATGAGGACGGCGACCAGTTCCCCGCGCCCCCGGCGGACAGCCTGCCCTGGCGCACGCCGGTACTGCGCAGCGCCGACCGCCGCTTCGACCACTGGCTGAGCCAGTCCGCCGCCGACCTCGACCGGCTGCGCCTGACCGACCCGGAGAACCCCGCCGACCAGTTCCTGGCCGCCGGAGCCCCGTGGTTCCTCACCCTCTTCGGCCGCGACTCCCTGTGGGCGGCACGCATGCTGCTGCCCCTGGGCACCGATCTCGCCGCCGGAACGCTGCGCACCCTCGCTCGCCGCCAGGGCACGAAGTCCGACCAGGACACCGAGGAACAGCCCGGCAAGATCCTGCATGAAGTGCGCCGCGCCACCCAGAACTTCGACGAGAACTTCTCCCTGCCGCCCTCCTACTACGGCACGGTCGACGCCACCCCGCTCTGGATCACCCTGCTGCACGACTCCTGGCGCTGGGGCCTAGCGCCCGAGCAGGTCGAACAACTCCTGCCGCACGCGGAATCCGCCCTCGCCTGGATGCGCGACCACGGTGACGCGGACGGCGACGGCTTCCTCAAGTACATCGACCACACCGGACGGGGCCTGGCCAACCAGGGCTGGAAGGACTCGGGAGACTCCATCCGGTATCGCGACGGACGCTTCGCCGCCTCCCCGATCGCGCTCTGCGAGGTCCAGGCGTACGCGTACGAGGCGGCCCGCGGCGGCGCCGACCTGCTGCGCGCCTTCGGCCGCCCCGGCGCCGACCGGTGGGAGGAGTGGGCCGAACGGCTGCGCGACCGCTTCCGCAGCCACTTCTGGGTGGAGGACGAGCGCGGACCGTACCCGGCCGTAGCACTCGACCGGGACAAGAATCCGGTGGACTCGGTCACTTCGGGCTTCGGTCAACTGCTCGGCACGGGCCTGCTCAACCACGAGGAGAGTGCTCTGCTCGCTGCCCGGCTCAGTGCGCCCGACCTCGACTCGGGCCATGGTTTGCGGACCCTGAGCAGCGACTCCGTGGCCTACAACCCGTATGGCTACCACATCGGTTCCATCTGGCCGCACGACACCGCGATCGCGGTGCACGGCCTGGTCAGGGCTGGTTTCCCGGAGGCTGCGGCGTCCCTGTCCGCGGGTCTGCTGACGGCCTCCTCGGCTTTCGACGCCCGGCTTCCCGAACTGTTCGCCGGTCATGGCGCGTCGACCGACGCCCGGCCCTCGCCCTATCCGGCGTCCTGCCGCCCGCAGGCCTGGGCGGCGGCCTCGTCCGTCATGGTCCTCCAGTCGGTGCTGGGGCTCTCCGCCGATGTGCCGGGCGGCACGCTCACGGTCGCGCCCGCGTTCGCGGAGGCGTACCGGCCGCTGAAGGTGGAGGGGCTGGACATCGCGGGTGGCCGGGTGGACATCTCCGTCGACGCCGACGGCACGGCGCACATCGAGGCGCCCAAGGGACTGGTGGTGAAGAGGGAGCATCCGACGTCTCGTTGA
- a CDS encoding PP2C family protein-serine/threonine phosphatase — translation MRWLPVFYIAGVLVLEPITPVQWPVSFMLIALPVIAAFAHRPAVVAAATVFAIVFEGVLAGTPCCAGRPVSYVWDRHYVAAYFCTALVGVLGTILAAHRLRRERTLATVRFVADIAQRVLLSPVPHRVGPILVETLYLSAAAEARIGGDLYEAVPTRYGLRLVIGDVRGKGLLAVETAATLLGAFREAAHDEPDLPAVAHRVEISMNRRAARLAGSETGERFVTAVFAEIPESHVVRMVNCGHPPPLLIRPDGVTEMETADPAPPLNLGMLPLEPYHVDEYPFRPGDQLLLYTDGVTEARDTTGTFYPLRRRVLSWGPLQPRELLDRLHHDLLDYSDNSLHDDTAALAVYHLPDDRAGRPRG, via the coding sequence ATGCGCTGGCTGCCCGTCTTCTACATCGCGGGCGTCCTGGTGCTCGAACCCATTACGCCCGTGCAGTGGCCGGTGAGCTTCATGCTCATCGCCCTCCCCGTGATCGCCGCGTTCGCCCACCGCCCCGCTGTCGTCGCTGCCGCCACCGTGTTCGCGATCGTCTTCGAAGGGGTCCTGGCCGGCACCCCGTGCTGCGCGGGCCGCCCGGTGAGCTACGTGTGGGACCGCCACTACGTGGCTGCCTACTTCTGCACCGCTCTGGTCGGCGTCCTCGGAACGATCCTGGCCGCCCACCGCCTGCGCCGGGAACGTACCCTCGCCACCGTGCGCTTCGTGGCCGATATCGCGCAGCGTGTCCTGCTCAGCCCGGTCCCCCACCGCGTCGGTCCCATCCTGGTGGAAACCCTCTACCTGTCCGCCGCCGCGGAGGCACGCATCGGCGGCGACCTGTACGAAGCTGTCCCCACCAGGTACGGACTCCGCCTTGTCATCGGCGACGTCCGCGGCAAGGGACTCCTCGCCGTGGAGACGGCCGCCACCCTCCTCGGCGCGTTTCGCGAGGCCGCCCACGACGAACCAGACCTCCCCGCCGTTGCCCACCGGGTCGAGATCAGCATGAACCGCAGGGCCGCCCGCCTGGCCGGAAGCGAAACGGGGGAGCGTTTCGTCACGGCCGTCTTCGCGGAGATCCCCGAAAGTCACGTGGTCCGCATGGTCAACTGCGGCCACCCTCCGCCCCTGCTCATCCGGCCCGACGGGGTCACCGAGATGGAGACGGCCGACCCCGCACCGCCCCTCAACCTCGGCATGCTGCCCCTGGAGCCCTACCACGTCGACGAGTACCCCTTCCGCCCCGGCGACCAGTTGCTCCTCTACACCGACGGTGTCACCGAAGCACGCGACACCACCGGGACCTTCTACCCCCTCCGCCGGCGTGTCCTCTCCTGGGGCCCCCTCCAGCCCCGGGAACTCCTCGACCGTCTCCACCACGACCTCCTCGACTACAGCGACAACAGCCTCCACGACGACACCGCGGCCCTTGCCGTCTACCACCTGCCGGACGACAGAGCCGGACGACCCCGGGGTTGA
- a CDS encoding NACHT domain-containing protein, whose product MTNRERWILALWLTGVGVVVWAVVQFGFEPVTAALGIGGTILVASPAKAIIRRTWAWNAEPSEGAQLDAAAVALNRAVERHWTTEAGRRKQHLVVDRIPVRWDTVHDPRSRAALAGDTGPLTQHGTLDALIDDYLAQPSRLVIVGDVGSGKTGLCVKLTLELCRRADPQRVPVLLQLSTWDPAVSFQDWMVRRVTEDYRFLNDTTKYGQGSAMELFLHRRLLPILDGLDELPLETRAQVIRTLRDNTHLPTDTVLTCCSAEFRAAMAEEPLLDSRTVRLLPLLPEDTVTYLESHFPDDLDRWQPVLRSLREDATGPLATTLSRPLMLFLARATYQPRDSAPEDLLDEARFDASEQIEEHLLDMFVPVVFESPPVGAYEGNPARASRDWPAPEAKRYLSFLAGCLDSQRRSGEHGAADLNWWALPALAGVPRYAFVVVPAVIGTASCCLLGLLVFGLFGRPAFGALFGAAVGVVFSPLLGLVRVQPPRRFAPRRVRQQDQLLVRPLFIDLGFGLIGLVTGGLIATLLYSPTFGLTAGLAFGLVFATARRFTRPTEPKHEITPLRSLLDDRNAVLYVWLLGSAAGLVVGGFLATAGSDEARYDLVFSVSPLAQGVMGALVGALLSGGGLGMVVLATSAWGRFLTARWWLAWRAHTPWHLVAFLDDAHKLGVLRSTGAHYQFRHATLQHRLAAGRTAPSLASPGSPGAD is encoded by the coding sequence ATGACGAACAGAGAGCGATGGATCTTGGCTCTCTGGCTGACAGGGGTCGGAGTGGTCGTCTGGGCGGTGGTCCAGTTCGGCTTCGAGCCGGTCACGGCGGCTCTGGGGATCGGCGGGACGATCCTGGTCGCCTCCCCGGCCAAAGCCATCATCAGACGTACCTGGGCGTGGAACGCCGAACCCAGCGAGGGCGCTCAACTTGACGCCGCCGCCGTGGCGTTGAACCGCGCGGTGGAGCGCCACTGGACCACTGAGGCAGGTCGGCGCAAGCAGCATCTCGTGGTCGATCGCATCCCCGTCCGCTGGGACACCGTCCATGATCCGCGCTCCCGTGCCGCTCTCGCCGGGGACACCGGTCCCCTGACGCAACACGGCACACTCGACGCCTTGATCGACGACTACCTTGCCCAACCCTCCCGCCTGGTCATCGTGGGCGACGTGGGCTCCGGAAAAACTGGGCTGTGCGTCAAACTTACGCTGGAGCTGTGCCGTAGAGCCGACCCGCAGCGTGTGCCGGTGCTGCTCCAGCTGTCCACCTGGGACCCGGCAGTGAGCTTTCAGGACTGGATGGTGCGGCGCGTCACGGAGGACTACCGGTTCCTCAACGACACGACCAAGTACGGCCAGGGCTCGGCCATGGAACTGTTCCTCCACCGTCGGCTGCTACCGATTCTCGACGGACTCGATGAGCTGCCGCTCGAGACACGCGCCCAGGTAATCAGGACGCTACGTGACAACACCCACCTGCCGACGGACACCGTCCTGACCTGCTGCTCGGCTGAGTTCCGGGCGGCGATGGCCGAGGAACCCCTCCTGGACAGTCGGACGGTGCGTCTGCTGCCTCTGCTGCCCGAGGACACGGTCACGTACCTGGAGTCCCACTTCCCCGATGATCTGGACCGCTGGCAGCCCGTCCTGCGCAGCCTGCGTGAAGATGCCACAGGCCCGTTGGCCACCACCCTGTCCCGGCCACTGATGCTCTTCCTGGCTCGCGCCACCTACCAGCCCCGGGACAGTGCCCCGGAAGACCTCCTCGATGAGGCTCGGTTCGATGCGAGCGAGCAGATCGAGGAACATCTCCTCGACATGTTCGTCCCGGTCGTATTCGAGTCGCCGCCGGTGGGCGCCTACGAAGGAAATCCGGCCCGCGCCTCCCGCGACTGGCCGGCGCCCGAGGCGAAGAGATACCTGTCGTTCCTCGCAGGCTGCCTTGACTCCCAACGCCGCAGCGGCGAACACGGCGCAGCCGATCTCAACTGGTGGGCGCTGCCTGCGCTCGCCGGGGTGCCCCGCTATGCGTTTGTCGTAGTCCCCGCAGTGATCGGCACGGCGAGCTGTTGTCTGCTCGGCCTGCTGGTCTTCGGCCTCTTCGGACGCCCAGCGTTCGGAGCCCTGTTCGGCGCCGCGGTCGGCGTGGTGTTCAGTCCCCTGCTCGGCCTGGTGAGAGTGCAACCACCACGGCGCTTCGCACCGCGCCGCGTCCGACAGCAGGACCAACTGCTAGTGCGCCCACTGTTCATCGATCTCGGCTTCGGCCTGATCGGCCTCGTCACCGGCGGGCTTATCGCGACGCTGCTGTACTCACCGACGTTCGGGTTGACTGCGGGCCTCGCCTTCGGCCTCGTCTTCGCCACGGCCCGCCGATTCACCCGCCCCACGGAGCCGAAGCACGAAATCACGCCGCTTCGCTCCCTGCTGGACGATCGCAACGCGGTGCTGTACGTCTGGCTGCTCGGATCGGCGGCGGGTCTGGTCGTGGGTGGCTTCCTCGCCACGGCCGGGAGCGACGAGGCGCGCTACGACCTGGTCTTCTCTGTGTCCCCGTTGGCGCAGGGCGTCATGGGAGCCCTTGTGGGCGCATTGCTGTCCGGGGGCGGTCTCGGCATGGTCGTGCTGGCGACGAGCGCATGGGGCCGCTTCCTCACGGCCCGCTGGTGGCTGGCCTGGCGCGCCCACACTCCTTGGCATCTGGTCGCGTTTCTCGACGATGCTCACAAGCTCGGCGTCCTACGCTCGACGGGTGCGCACTACCAGTTCCGGCACGCTACCCTGCAGCACCGCCTGGCGGCAGGCCGTACCGCTCCCTCTCTGGCGTCGCCGGGCTCACCGGGCGCCGACTGA
- a CDS encoding YjbQ family protein gives MSTAFTTSILHITTGATETVTDLTSDCELFLTRTAAGRDGLLNIFVPHATAGIAVLETGAGSDADLLSALHTLLPADDRWQHRHGSPGHGRDHVLPAFVPPHATLPVIAGRLELGTWQSVCLVDTNISNTNRQVRLSFLG, from the coding sequence ATGTCCACTGCCTTCACCACCAGCATCCTGCACATCACCACGGGAGCCACGGAGACCGTCACCGACCTGACATCCGACTGCGAGCTGTTCCTCACCCGGACGGCCGCCGGACGTGACGGCCTGCTCAACATCTTCGTGCCGCACGCGACTGCCGGGATCGCCGTCCTGGAAACCGGAGCGGGCAGCGACGCCGACCTTCTTTCAGCTCTGCACACGCTGCTCCCCGCCGACGACCGCTGGCAGCACCGCCACGGCAGCCCCGGCCACGGCCGCGACCACGTACTTCCGGCCTTCGTACCGCCGCACGCGACGCTGCCGGTGATCGCTGGGCGGCTGGAGCTGGGGACGTGGCAGTCGGTGTGCCTGGTTGATACAAACATCAGCAATACCAACAGGCAGGTGCGGCTGTCGTTCCTCGGGTAG
- a CDS encoding class 1 isoprenoid biosynthesis enzyme — protein sequence MLRAFDRSVLPLVERTVSDATLRHAIQRSFMGTSVKVGLAMWGYATMARVPFDAELTVLGSSFTRLYDDLIDHCEREDLDSDLTALFAGETFRPRSPLEALLLHLHSTIAARLPHSADDPIHSLIRELHTFQLRSRAQRGSHMSAAEVLDITRGKGGLGMAALFALLRPGMPEAERDILVELGDVFQLLDDFHDLPLDRVNGITTSATLGVLSLSDLATRIARLRTCLAEYYGSAAPLSAQLALTLIGAPVAARDRRRRDSPTPKTDPLHLLLSRAGNIRA from the coding sequence GTGCTGCGCGCCTTCGACCGTAGCGTCCTTCCGCTTGTCGAACGTACTGTCAGCGACGCGACCCTGCGGCACGCGATCCAGAGGTCCTTCATGGGCACGAGTGTGAAGGTGGGGCTCGCCATGTGGGGGTACGCGACCATGGCGCGCGTGCCGTTCGATGCCGAGCTGACGGTCCTGGGCAGCTCGTTCACCCGTCTGTACGACGATCTCATCGACCATTGCGAACGTGAGGACCTGGACAGCGACTTGACCGCCCTGTTCGCCGGCGAGACTTTCCGCCCCCGCAGTCCGTTGGAAGCCCTGCTGCTGCACCTGCACTCCACGATCGCCGCACGGCTGCCGCACTCAGCCGACGACCCGATCCACTCGCTCATCCGGGAACTCCACACATTCCAACTGCGCTCCCGTGCCCAGCGGGGCTCCCACATGTCAGCAGCCGAAGTGCTGGACATCACCCGGGGGAAGGGCGGGCTGGGGATGGCTGCCCTATTCGCTCTGCTCCGCCCGGGAATGCCTGAAGCAGAGCGCGACATTCTCGTCGAGTTGGGCGATGTCTTCCAATTGCTGGATGACTTCCACGACCTCCCACTCGACCGGGTAAATGGCATTACCACCAGCGCGACCCTCGGCGTCCTCTCCCTCAGCGACCTGGCAACCCGCATCGCCCGCCTGCGGACCTGCCTCGCCGAGTACTACGGAAGCGCCGCGCCCCTGTCCGCCCAACTGGCCTTGACGCTCATCGGCGCACCTGTCGCGGCCCGCGACCGCAGACGCCGGGACTCGCCCACCCCCAAAACCGACCCATTGCACCTGCTGCTCTCGCGCGCCGGCAACATCAGGGCCTGA
- a CDS encoding IS3 family transposase (programmed frameshift), translated as MAKQYPKELKERAVRLVLETRDQYKTESAAIRSIGAKLDVGPESQRNWVRQAEVDAGARTGTTTEESAQLKALKREVAELKRANDILKAAAFFLRGRARPATHTLVAFIDEHRDRFGGVEPICRTLTEHDCSIHPSTYYAYRKRPLSARALRDAELAPLIVGIYRDNYSVYGARKIWAALKRQGHQVARCTVERLMRSEGLVGAVRWKKVVTTVADKEAERAPDRLGRQFVASAPNRVWVADFTYVATWSGTVYVAFVVDTFSRRIVGWSAATNKQTPLVLSALEMGLWQRDRAGNPVTAWELIHHSDAGSQHTSFRLATHLAAEQIAASIGTVGDALDNALMESTIGLYKTELIKPQRPWKALSDVEVATAEYVDWYNHRRLHGEIGHLPPAEYEAAHYQNTQEPQVAATI; from the exons ATGGCGAAGCAATATCCGAAGGAGCTCAAGGAGCGGGCCGTGCGTCTGGTCCTGGAGACTCGTGATCAGTACAAGACGGAGTCCGCGGCGATCCGCTCGATCGGTGCGAAGCTCGACGTCGGGCCTGAGTCCCAGCGGAACTGGGTACGTCAGGCCGAGGTCGATGCCGGCGCCCGGACCGGGACCACGACGGAGGAATCCGCCCAGCTCAAGGCGCTGAAGAGAGAGGTCGCCGAGCTGAAGCGGGCGAACGACATCCTGAAGGCCGCGGCGT TCTTTCTTCGCGGCCGAGCCCGACCGGCCACACACACGCTCGTAGCGTTCATCGACGAGCACCGGGACCGCTTCGGCGGAGTCGAGCCGATCTGCAGGACGCTCACTGAGCACGACTGCAGCATCCACCCGTCCACCTATTACGCGTACAGGAAACGTCCGCTGTCGGCCCGTGCCCTGCGGGACGCGGAACTGGCGCCGTTGATCGTCGGCATCTACCGGGACAACTACAGCGTCTACGGAGCCCGCAAGATCTGGGCCGCGCTCAAGCGCCAGGGGCATCAGGTGGCCCGGTGCACCGTCGAGCGCCTCATGAGGTCCGAGGGTCTGGTGGGGGCGGTGCGCTGGAAGAAAGTGGTCACCACGGTGGCGGACAAGGAGGCCGAGCGGGCCCCGGACCGGCTCGGCCGACAGTTCGTGGCCAGCGCTCCGAACCGGGTGTGGGTCGCGGACTTCACTTACGTGGCCACGTGGTCCGGGACCGTCTACGTCGCGTTCGTCGTGGACACGTTCTCCCGCAGAATCGTCGGCTGGTCCGCGGCGACGAACAAGCAGACCCCGCTGGTCCTGTCCGCACTGGAGATGGGGCTGTGGCAGCGCGACCGGGCCGGAAACCCCGTCACCGCATGGGAGTTGATCCATCACTCCGATGCCGGATCGCAGCACACCAGCTTCCGTCTGGCTACCCACCTGGCCGCCGAGCAGATCGCCGCGTCCATCGGCACCGTCGGGGACGCCCTCGACAACGCTCTGATGGAATCGACCATCGGGCTCTACAAAACGGAACTCATCAAGCCGCAACGGCCCTGGAAGGCGCTCAGCGACGTCGAGGTGGCCACCGCTGAGTACGTCGACTGGTACAACCACCGTCGGCTTCACGGTGAGATCGGACACCTCCCACCCGCCGAATACGAAGCCGCCCACTACCAAAACACACAAGAACCCCAGGTCGCAGCCACTATCTAG